The following are from one region of the Takifugu rubripes chromosome 12, fTakRub1.2, whole genome shotgun sequence genome:
- the parp10 gene encoding uncharacterized protein parp10 isoform X2 — protein MPDENKERTLEVVNLPPEVDQELLALYFANKRRSGGGPLVSVEKMGDRAVVVFEETEDADRVLSKESHTLQNTELRVRKPARKDRRRLLLRGLGPSTSLDCIEMYVENILGLNLEDYQLHFTPARDAVIIQLSQPLSEDFQTLSAKISKHSLDEALMTLEEIQQTDSVLVGNLHPGTSPDMLSLYFESRGGNHMVMGVTMLSEGTAKVSFVDYDSVDHVLAQPHKLKGAELEVRPFFDFLQPPQLSDTQAGPQTIEEDDSQPSQMAPELLVEMVPEAEEDQTEEKASLTDLISISDPVKLELFQLGTFQRDMKNTHPDVMMQVRGNGVLMEAADRPTFEQVKNCLLEYFCSMAETHFTLEPEEAEFLERKEVKERLQRNISQTPATYLVLDNNVVVTALSRTSAHRASSFLKSQLAHVSIMMDSQYKCIFFSSEWSKFLQELSLCSVKVSAESIDILTLKGMESEMHTLVQEFLNSQIETEAVVCMEPGVLKYIQTHCHDLLVYMDQVSVVPLELVDVWGLKIYGHAVACNAAQEMLEGIVSSVCTRTITVSAPGITRYLFEEECKMFLSDMEEEFQVCMPIKQQPWEPLAEQDIFKAAWVLIATKNFPKVSVDALNSDAMQNNQDLLENAKMVISNIDDGLLECDASADQRVNLDHLDLYTESQEEEEDEDESPDATGAGMLYGSRLVSLGDDGHSSEDLEEEAGLSLAVQYSIDSSQRSLMEEKQLQKALVLSKEMSQRESPVDQLNEAIRASLEEASNSVHLHVFGTDNSNLMQVEVAFKERVSQGQVVEQLDHRAAGEMTEYDRKCLEAIERKHGVAIQIDGTKINISGFRKFVSQALCDMTLVVNRMSQSPSDQEILKDVQWMFHDPLFTTASPYSPDVIVFLENAWRMKMGNIDILLDHQRHVINFRDMQEYNTASGESKTISRETIGSEVVDRKGPGKKCALLTNLPNATKVDEASDEYRNVTQAFFKAMRMHHNKIRIVQVDKLLNQLLFHQYQLKRMSVQQGASNPEYERTLYHGTSEDSVKEICLHGFNRSFCGKNASMYGQGVYFATNPTFSLNERYSPSNADGHKFIFVSRVLTGDYTKGCHSMKTAPLKKSGDLPFRYDSVTNNVDNPEIFVIFNDTQAFPEYLVTCEKI, from the exons ATGCCTGATGAAAACAAGGAGAGGACGCTGGAGGTGGTGAACCTGCCCCCAGAAGTCGACCAAGAACTGCTCGCTCTCTACTTTGCGAATAAGCGGCGCTCTGGTGGAGGACCCCTGGTCTCAGTGGAGAAGATGGGTGACAGAGCAGTTGTGGTGTTTGAAGAGACAGAAG ATGCGGACCGAGTTCTCTCCAAGGAGAGCCACACTCTGCAGAACACGGAGCTGAGAGTGAGAAAGCCGGCCCGGAAGGACCGGCgccggctgctgctgcgggggTTGGGTCCCAGCACCAGTCTGGATTGTATAGAAATGTACGTGGAGAACATACTGGGCCTGAACCTGGAGGATTATCAGCTGCATTTCACACCAGCCAGGGATGCTGTCATCATCCAGCTCAGCCAGCCCTTATCAGAAG ATTTCCAAACCCTCAGTGCTAAAATCTCAAAGCACTCACTCGATGAAGCTTTGATGACTCTGGAGGAGATACAGCAAACGGACTCAGTACTGGTTGGGAACCTGCACCCCGGAACCAGCCCAGACATGCTCTCCTTGTACTTTGAGAGCCGAGGTGGAAACCACATGGTGATGGGTGTGACGATGCTTTCAGAGGGCACAGCCAAGGTGTCCTTTGTTGACTACGACT CTGTGGACCATGTCCTGGCTCAGCCGCACAAGCTGAAAGGTGCCGAGCTTGAGGTCAGGCCGTTTTTTGACTTTCTTCAGCCGCCACAACTGAGCGACACGCAGGCTGGTCCTCAGACCATAGAGGAGGACGACAGTCAGCCCTCTCAGATGGCCCCGGAGCTCCTTGTTGAAATGGTTCCCGAGGCAGAAGAGGATCAAACCGAAGAGAAAGCCTCATTGACGGATTTAATTTCTATTAGTGACCCAGTAAAACTTGAACTTTTTCAACTCGGAACCTTTCAACGGGACATGAAAAACACCCATCCAGATGTCATGATGCAGGTCAGAGGCAACGGCGTGCTCATGGAAGCTGCTGACCGGCCAACGTTTGAGCAAGTTAAAAACTGCCTCCTGGAATATTTTTGCTCCATGGCGGAGACTCACTTCACCCTGGAGCCAGAAGAGGCCGAGTTCCTCGAAAGAAAAGAGGTGAAGGAGCGACTGCAGCGGAACATCAGCCAGACACCCGCCACATACTTGGTGTTAGACAATAACGTTGTGGTAACCGCCCTCTCCCGCACTTCAGCACATCGGGCCTCTAGCTTTCTGAAATCCCAGCTCGCTCACGTCAGCATAATGATGGACTCGCAGTACAAATGCATCTTCTTCAGCAGCGAatggtccaagttcctgcagGAGCTGTCTCTCTGCTCGGTCAAGGTGTCCGCGGAGAGCATCGATATTTTGACCCTGAAGGGGATGGAGAGCGAGATGCATACGCTCGTTCAGGAGTTCCTCAACTCACAGATAGAAACGGAGGCCGTGGTCTGCATGGAGCCCGGCGTGCTGAAGTACATCCAGACTCACTGCCACGACCTGCTGGTCTACATGGACCAAGTGTCCGTGGTTCCGCTGGAATTGGTCGACGTTTGGGGGTTGAAG ATCTACGGCCACGCTGTTGCCTGCAACGCAGCACAGGAGATGTTAGAGGGCATCGTCTCATCTGTCTGCACCAGAACCATCACCGTGAGCGCCCCGGGAATCACCCGATACCTGTTTGAAGAAGAATGCAAAATGTTCTTGAGTGACATGGAGGAAGAGTTCCAGGTCTGCATGCCCATAAAGCAGCAGCCCTGGGAGCCCCTGGCAGAACAG gatattttcaaaGCTGCATGGGTACTGATAGCGACCAAAAACTTCCCAAAAGTGTCTGTGGATGCTCTAAACTCTGATGCGATGCAGAATAATCAGG ACCTGTTGGAGAATGCAAAGATGGTCATCTCTAACATTGATGATGGATTGTTGGAGTGCGATGCCAGCGCGGATCAGCGTGTCAACTTGGATCACCTGGACCTGTACACAGAGtcacaagaggaagaggaagatgaagatgaatcTCCTGATGCGACAGGAGCCGGCATGCTTTACGGGAGTAGGTTAGTCAGTCTGGGAGATGACGGCCACAGTTCAGAGGACCTGGAAGAAGAGGCCGGCCTGTCTTTAGCCGTCCAGTACTCGATAGATTCAAGCCAGCGGTCCTtgatggaggagaaacagctCCAAAAAGCCCTGGTTCTGTCTAAGGAAATGAGCCAACGTGAAAGTCCAGTGGACCAGCTGAATGAGGCCATCAGAGCTTCTTTAGAGGAGGCATCCAACAGCGTACATCTCCATGTGTTTGGCACTGACAACTCAAACCTAATGCAGGTGGAAGTAGCCTTCAAAGAGAGGGTAAGCCAGGGAcaagtggtggagcagctggaccACCGCGCTGCGGGGGAAATGACAGAatatgacaggaagtgtctaGAGGCGATTGAGAGGAAACACGGGGTGGCGATTCAGATTGATGGCACAAAAATCAACATTTCTGGCTTTAGGAAATTTGTGTCTCAAGCCTTGTGCGACATGACGCTGGTGGTAAACAGAATGTCCCAATCACCGTCCGACCAGGAGATCCTAAAGGATGTCCAGTGGATGTTTCATGACCCACTGTTTACAACCGCATCTCCATATTCCCCCGATGTGATAGTATTCCTGGAGAACGCGTGGAGGATGAAAATGGGAAATATTGATATTCTGCTAGACCACCAGCGCCACGTCATTAACTTCAGAGACATGCAAGAATACAACACAGCTTCCGGGGAGTCTAAGACCATCTCCAGGGAGACCATCGGCTCAGAGGTCGTGGATAGAAAAGGACCAG GAAAGAAATGCGCCTTGTTGACAAACCTGCCCAATGCCACCAAGGTTGACGAGGCCTCGGACGAATATCGCAATGTGACTCAGGCCTTTTTTAAGGCCATGCGGATGCACCACAACAAAATCCGAATCGTGCAG GTGGACAAGCTGCTGAATCAACTGCTGTTCCATCAGTACCAGCTGAAGAGGATGAGCGTCCAGCAGGGTGCCTCGAATCCAGAATATGAGAGGACTCTGTACCACGGCACTAGTGAGGACTCTGTGAAAGAGATCTGCCTCCACGGGTTCAACAGGAGCTTCTGTGGAAAGAACG CTTCTATGTATGGACAGGGGGTCTATTTCGCCACCAACCCCACGTTCTCGCTCAACGAACGGTATTCACCCTCAAACGCAGACGGACACAAGTTTATCTTCGTGTCAAGGGTTCTAACGGGGGATTACACCAAAGGCTGCCATTCGATGAAGACGGCCCCACTTAAGAAGAGCGGTGATTTGCCTTTCCGATACGACAGCGTGACCAACAACGTCGACAATCCGGAAATATTTGTCATCTTCAACGACACCCAAGCTTTTCCTGAATACCTGGTCACATGTGAGAAAATCTAA
- the parp10 gene encoding uncharacterized protein parp10 isoform X1 has translation MPDENKERTLEVVNLPPEVDQELLALYFANKRRSGGGPLVSVEKMGDRAVVVFEETEDADRVLSKESHTLQNTELRVRKPARKDRRRLLLRGLGPSTSLDCIEMYVENILGLNLEDYQLHFTPARDAVIIQLSQPLSEDFQTLSAKISKHSLDEALMTLEEIQQTDSVLVGNLHPGTSPDMLSLYFESRGGNHMVMGVTMLSEGTAKVSFVDYDSVDHVLAQPHKLKGAELEVRPFFDFLQPPQLSDTQAGPQTIEEDDSQPSQMAPELLVEMVPEAEEDQTEEKASLTDLISISDPVKLELFQLGTFQRDMKNTHPDVMMQVRGNGVLMEAADRPTFEQVKNCLLEYFCSMAETHFTLEPEEAEFLERKEVKERLQRNISQTPATYLVLDNNVVVTALSRTSAHRASSFLKSQLAHVSIMMDSQYKCIFFSSEWSKFLQELSLCSVKVSAESIDILTLKGMESEMHTLVQEFLNSQIETEAVVCMEPGVLKYIQTHCHDLLVYMDQVSVVPLELVDVWGLKIYGHAVACNAAQEMLEGIVSSVCTRTITVSAPGITRYLFEEECKMFLSDMEEEFQVCMPIKQQPWEPLAEQDIFKAAWVLIATKNFPKVSVDALNSDAMQNNQGEVSDLLENAKMVISNIDDGLLECDASADQRVNLDHLDLYTESQEEEEDEDESPDATGAGMLYGSRLVSLGDDGHSSEDLEEEAGLSLAVQYSIDSSQRSLMEEKQLQKALVLSKEMSQRESPVDQLNEAIRASLEEASNSVHLHVFGTDNSNLMQVEVAFKERVSQGQVVEQLDHRAAGEMTEYDRKCLEAIERKHGVAIQIDGTKINISGFRKFVSQALCDMTLVVNRMSQSPSDQEILKDVQWMFHDPLFTTASPYSPDVIVFLENAWRMKMGNIDILLDHQRHVINFRDMQEYNTASGESKTISRETIGSEVVDRKGPGKKCALLTNLPNATKVDEASDEYRNVTQAFFKAMRMHHNKIRIVQVDKLLNQLLFHQYQLKRMSVQQGASNPEYERTLYHGTSEDSVKEICLHGFNRSFCGKNASMYGQGVYFATNPTFSLNERYSPSNADGHKFIFVSRVLTGDYTKGCHSMKTAPLKKSGDLPFRYDSVTNNVDNPEIFVIFNDTQAFPEYLVTCEKI, from the exons ATGCCTGATGAAAACAAGGAGAGGACGCTGGAGGTGGTGAACCTGCCCCCAGAAGTCGACCAAGAACTGCTCGCTCTCTACTTTGCGAATAAGCGGCGCTCTGGTGGAGGACCCCTGGTCTCAGTGGAGAAGATGGGTGACAGAGCAGTTGTGGTGTTTGAAGAGACAGAAG ATGCGGACCGAGTTCTCTCCAAGGAGAGCCACACTCTGCAGAACACGGAGCTGAGAGTGAGAAAGCCGGCCCGGAAGGACCGGCgccggctgctgctgcgggggTTGGGTCCCAGCACCAGTCTGGATTGTATAGAAATGTACGTGGAGAACATACTGGGCCTGAACCTGGAGGATTATCAGCTGCATTTCACACCAGCCAGGGATGCTGTCATCATCCAGCTCAGCCAGCCCTTATCAGAAG ATTTCCAAACCCTCAGTGCTAAAATCTCAAAGCACTCACTCGATGAAGCTTTGATGACTCTGGAGGAGATACAGCAAACGGACTCAGTACTGGTTGGGAACCTGCACCCCGGAACCAGCCCAGACATGCTCTCCTTGTACTTTGAGAGCCGAGGTGGAAACCACATGGTGATGGGTGTGACGATGCTTTCAGAGGGCACAGCCAAGGTGTCCTTTGTTGACTACGACT CTGTGGACCATGTCCTGGCTCAGCCGCACAAGCTGAAAGGTGCCGAGCTTGAGGTCAGGCCGTTTTTTGACTTTCTTCAGCCGCCACAACTGAGCGACACGCAGGCTGGTCCTCAGACCATAGAGGAGGACGACAGTCAGCCCTCTCAGATGGCCCCGGAGCTCCTTGTTGAAATGGTTCCCGAGGCAGAAGAGGATCAAACCGAAGAGAAAGCCTCATTGACGGATTTAATTTCTATTAGTGACCCAGTAAAACTTGAACTTTTTCAACTCGGAACCTTTCAACGGGACATGAAAAACACCCATCCAGATGTCATGATGCAGGTCAGAGGCAACGGCGTGCTCATGGAAGCTGCTGACCGGCCAACGTTTGAGCAAGTTAAAAACTGCCTCCTGGAATATTTTTGCTCCATGGCGGAGACTCACTTCACCCTGGAGCCAGAAGAGGCCGAGTTCCTCGAAAGAAAAGAGGTGAAGGAGCGACTGCAGCGGAACATCAGCCAGACACCCGCCACATACTTGGTGTTAGACAATAACGTTGTGGTAACCGCCCTCTCCCGCACTTCAGCACATCGGGCCTCTAGCTTTCTGAAATCCCAGCTCGCTCACGTCAGCATAATGATGGACTCGCAGTACAAATGCATCTTCTTCAGCAGCGAatggtccaagttcctgcagGAGCTGTCTCTCTGCTCGGTCAAGGTGTCCGCGGAGAGCATCGATATTTTGACCCTGAAGGGGATGGAGAGCGAGATGCATACGCTCGTTCAGGAGTTCCTCAACTCACAGATAGAAACGGAGGCCGTGGTCTGCATGGAGCCCGGCGTGCTGAAGTACATCCAGACTCACTGCCACGACCTGCTGGTCTACATGGACCAAGTGTCCGTGGTTCCGCTGGAATTGGTCGACGTTTGGGGGTTGAAG ATCTACGGCCACGCTGTTGCCTGCAACGCAGCACAGGAGATGTTAGAGGGCATCGTCTCATCTGTCTGCACCAGAACCATCACCGTGAGCGCCCCGGGAATCACCCGATACCTGTTTGAAGAAGAATGCAAAATGTTCTTGAGTGACATGGAGGAAGAGTTCCAGGTCTGCATGCCCATAAAGCAGCAGCCCTGGGAGCCCCTGGCAGAACAG gatattttcaaaGCTGCATGGGTACTGATAGCGACCAAAAACTTCCCAAAAGTGTCTGTGGATGCTCTAAACTCTGATGCGATGCAGAATAATCAGGGTGAAGTTTCAG ACCTGTTGGAGAATGCAAAGATGGTCATCTCTAACATTGATGATGGATTGTTGGAGTGCGATGCCAGCGCGGATCAGCGTGTCAACTTGGATCACCTGGACCTGTACACAGAGtcacaagaggaagaggaagatgaagatgaatcTCCTGATGCGACAGGAGCCGGCATGCTTTACGGGAGTAGGTTAGTCAGTCTGGGAGATGACGGCCACAGTTCAGAGGACCTGGAAGAAGAGGCCGGCCTGTCTTTAGCCGTCCAGTACTCGATAGATTCAAGCCAGCGGTCCTtgatggaggagaaacagctCCAAAAAGCCCTGGTTCTGTCTAAGGAAATGAGCCAACGTGAAAGTCCAGTGGACCAGCTGAATGAGGCCATCAGAGCTTCTTTAGAGGAGGCATCCAACAGCGTACATCTCCATGTGTTTGGCACTGACAACTCAAACCTAATGCAGGTGGAAGTAGCCTTCAAAGAGAGGGTAAGCCAGGGAcaagtggtggagcagctggaccACCGCGCTGCGGGGGAAATGACAGAatatgacaggaagtgtctaGAGGCGATTGAGAGGAAACACGGGGTGGCGATTCAGATTGATGGCACAAAAATCAACATTTCTGGCTTTAGGAAATTTGTGTCTCAAGCCTTGTGCGACATGACGCTGGTGGTAAACAGAATGTCCCAATCACCGTCCGACCAGGAGATCCTAAAGGATGTCCAGTGGATGTTTCATGACCCACTGTTTACAACCGCATCTCCATATTCCCCCGATGTGATAGTATTCCTGGAGAACGCGTGGAGGATGAAAATGGGAAATATTGATATTCTGCTAGACCACCAGCGCCACGTCATTAACTTCAGAGACATGCAAGAATACAACACAGCTTCCGGGGAGTCTAAGACCATCTCCAGGGAGACCATCGGCTCAGAGGTCGTGGATAGAAAAGGACCAG GAAAGAAATGCGCCTTGTTGACAAACCTGCCCAATGCCACCAAGGTTGACGAGGCCTCGGACGAATATCGCAATGTGACTCAGGCCTTTTTTAAGGCCATGCGGATGCACCACAACAAAATCCGAATCGTGCAG GTGGACAAGCTGCTGAATCAACTGCTGTTCCATCAGTACCAGCTGAAGAGGATGAGCGTCCAGCAGGGTGCCTCGAATCCAGAATATGAGAGGACTCTGTACCACGGCACTAGTGAGGACTCTGTGAAAGAGATCTGCCTCCACGGGTTCAACAGGAGCTTCTGTGGAAAGAACG CTTCTATGTATGGACAGGGGGTCTATTTCGCCACCAACCCCACGTTCTCGCTCAACGAACGGTATTCACCCTCAAACGCAGACGGACACAAGTTTATCTTCGTGTCAAGGGTTCTAACGGGGGATTACACCAAAGGCTGCCATTCGATGAAGACGGCCCCACTTAAGAAGAGCGGTGATTTGCCTTTCCGATACGACAGCGTGACCAACAACGTCGACAATCCGGAAATATTTGTCATCTTCAACGACACCCAAGCTTTTCCTGAATACCTGGTCACATGTGAGAAAATCTAA
- the st3gal1 gene encoding CMP-N-acetylneuraminate-beta-galactosamide-alpha-2,3-sialyltransferase 1 — protein MALGKRRKVRIFVLFCIATLTTVLVSYNLREPSVYFFKFAFRLSDNLFARGPCACGQCMTEMDDDPWFTERFNQSIHPLMSRENSALSDETFKWWQWLQSERQPANFSGVVEELFQVIPDEVLYMDASPERCRTCAVVGNSGNLKGSQYGRLIDSSDFIIRMNQAPTSGFEDDVGTRTTHHIMYPESAKDLDNGTSLVLIPFKTLDLQWIISALTTGAIKHTYVPVMSRIKANKDKVVIYSPTFFKYVYESWLDGHGRYPSTGFLSLLLAIHICDKVSVFGFGADHYGNWHHYWEENSLAGAFRHTGVHDGDYEYNVTLLLADKHKIQMFKGR, from the exons ATGGCTCTGGGGAAGCGGAGGAAAGTCCGGATATTTGTTCTCTTCTGCATTGCCACCCTCACCACCGTCTTGGTCAGCTACAACTTGCGGGAACCCTCGGTTTACTTCTTCAAGTTTGCTTTCCGACTGTCGGACAACCTCTTCGCCAGGGGTCCGTGCGCCTGTGGACAGTGCATGACGGAGATGGACGACGACCCCTGGTTCACGGAACGCTTCAACCAGTCCATCCACCCGTTGATGAGCAGGGAGAACAGCGCCCTCTCTGATGAAACATTTAAATGGTGGCAG TGGCTGCAGTCGGAGAGGCAGCCAGCCAACTTCAGCggggtggtggaggagctgttCCAGGTCATCCCCGATGAAGTGCTCTACATGGACGCCAGCCCGGAGCGCTGCAGGACCTGCGCCGTGGTGGGGAACTCTGGGAACCTGAAGGGCTCCCAGTACGGCAGGCTCATCGACTCCAGTGATTTCATTATAAG GATGAACCAGGCTCCCACCTCGGGGTTCGAAGACGACGTGGGCACCAGAACCACTCATCACATCATGTACCCAGAGAGCGCCAAAGACCTGGACAATGGCACCAGTCTGGTGCTGATCCCTTTCAAGACTCTGGACCTGCAGTGGATAATCAGCGCTCTGACGACGGGTGCAATTAAACA TACGTACGTGCCGGTTATGTCCCGGATAAAGGCTAACAAGGACAAG GTGGTGATTTACAGCCCCACGTTTTTCAAGTATGTCTACGAGTCTTGGCTGGACGGTCACGGCCGGTATCCCTCCACCGGCTTCCTCAGCCTACTGTTAGCTATCCACATTTGTGACAAG GTCAGCGTGTTTGGATTCGGTGCGGACCATTATGGGAACTGGCACCACTACTGGGAGGAAAACAGTTTAGCTGGAGCTTTCCGGCACACAGGGGTCCACGACGGAGACTACGAATATAATgtgactctgctgctggcagACAAGCACAAAATTCAAATGTTTAAAGGCAGATGA